The Coffea eugenioides isolate CCC68of chromosome 8, Ceug_1.0, whole genome shotgun sequence genome has a segment encoding these proteins:
- the LOC113779325 gene encoding FAM10 family protein At4g22670, with protein sequence MDAAKLEELEKFIDQCKANPSILSDPSLSFFRDYIESLGGKLPPSAYKAGEYKAKSHVAEDLDEDMDDVEDEDHSKVGADEEEEPEIIESDVELDDTEVVEPDNDPPQQMGDPSVEVSEESRDASQEAKAQAMEAISEGKLEDAIEQLTKAISLNPTSAIMYATRATVYIKMKKPNAAVRDANAALEINPDSAKGYKSRGIARAMLGQWGEAAKDLHVASKLDYDEEISAVLKKVEPNAHKIEEHRRKYERLRKERQDRKIERERQRRKAEAQAAYEKAKKQEKSSSSGRPGGMPGGFPGGMPGGFPGGSMPGGFPGGMPGGFPGGMPGGMPGNVDYSKILNDPELMAAFKDPEVMAALQDVMKNPANLAQHQNNPKVAPIITKMMSKFAGPK encoded by the exons ATGGACGCGGCGAAGTTGGAAGAATTGGAGAAATTCATAGATCAATGCAAAGCAAACCCTTCCATTCTCTCCGACCCCTCCCTCTCCTTTTTCCGCGACTACATCGAAAG CCTTGGGGGAAAGCTTCCACCATCTGCTTACAAGGCTGGAGAGTATAAGGCG aagtCTCATGTGGCCGAGGATCTTGATGAGGATATGGATGATGTTGAGGATGAGGATCACTCAAAGGTGGGTGCTGATGAAGAAGAGGAGCCTGAGATAATCGAATCTGATGTTGAGCTTGATGACACTGAAGTTGTGGAGCCTGATAATGATCCTCCGCAACAG ATGGGAGACCCTTCGGTTGAGGTTAGTGAAGAAAGTCGTGATGCTTCTCAAGAGGCAAAGGCTCAGGCAATGGAGGCAATTTCTGAAG GAAAGCTGGAAGATGCAATTGAGCAGCTTACAAAAGCAATCTCACTCAATCCTACATCCGCAATCATGTATGCTACCAGAG CTACCGTGTATATCAAAATGAAGAAACCAAATGCTGCGGTCAGAGATGCCAATGCAGCTCTGGag aTTAACCCTGATTCTGCTAAAGGGTACAAATCCCGTGGCATCGCACGAGCAATGCTTGGCCAGTGGGGGGAGGCTGCCAAGGATCTTCACGTAGCTTCTAAGCTGGATTACGATGAAGAGATCAGTGCTGTACTGAAGAAG GTTGAGCCTAATGCTCACAAGATTGAGGAGCACCGTAGGAAATATGAAAGGCTTCGCAAAGAAAGGCAAGATAGAAAGATAGAACGAGAGAGACAGCGTCGCAAGGCTGAAGCTCAG GCTGCTTATGAAAAGGCTAAGAAGCAAGAGAAGTCATCATCAAGTGGAAGACCTGGAGGCATGCCAGGTGGGTTCCCGGGTGGGATGCCTGGTGGTTTCCCTGGAGGCAGCATGCCTGGTGGTTTCCCTGGAGGCATGCCTGGTGGTTTTCCTGGGGGCATGCCTGGAGGGATGCCTGGGAATGTTGACTACAGCAAGATATTGAAT GATCCTGAACTAATGGCAGCATTCAAAGATCCAGAAGTCATGGCTGCTCTCCAAGATG TGATGAAGAATCCTGCCAATTTGGCCCAGCATCAAAATAATCCAAAGGTAGCTCCCATCATTACAAAAATGATGAGTAAATTTGCGGGACCAAAGTAG